A genomic window from Cyprinus carpio isolate SPL01 chromosome A2, ASM1834038v1, whole genome shotgun sequence includes:
- the LOC122147092 gene encoding E3 ubiquitin-protein ligase MARCHF9-like, producing MNPLFHDAKESNGKVINMITSLKLDFTLPCLQGELLSPCRCNGSVRCTHQPCLIRWISERGSWSCELCYFKYQVLAISTKNPLQWQAISLTVIEKVQIAAIILGSLFLIASISWLVWSSLSPSAKWQRQDLLFQICYGMYGFMDIVCIGYSSKSREESSVLESHLM from the exons ATGAACCCACTTTTTCATGACGCCAAGGAATCAAATGGAAAGGTGATTAACATG ATTACTTCCCTTAAATTAGATTTCACTCTCCCCTGTCTGCAGGGGGAGCTGTTGAGCCCATGCCGCTGCAACGGCTCCGTGCGCTGCACCCACCAGCCCTGTCTGATTCGCTGGATCAGTGAGAGAGGCTCCTGGAGCTGTGAGCTCTGCTACTTCAAGTACCAAGTCCTGGCCATCAGCACCAAAAACCCGCTGCAG TGGCAGGCGATTTCTCTGACGGTGATTGAGAAGGTGCAGATCGCCGCCATTATCCTGGGCTCACTCTTCCTCATCGCCAGTATCTCGTGGTTGGTGTGGTCTTCTCTCAGCCCGTCTGCCAAGTGGCAGCGCCAGGACCTGCTCTTCCAGATCTGCTACGGCATGTACGGCTTCATGGACATTGTGTGCATAG GCTATTCCTCCAAGTCCAGGGAAGAGAGTTCAGTTCTCGAATCTCATCTCATGTAA